The proteins below are encoded in one region of Lepisosteus oculatus isolate fLepOcu1 chromosome 10, fLepOcu1.hap2, whole genome shotgun sequence:
- the mios gene encoding GATOR2 complex protein MIOS: MSASKPDILWSPHHVDRYVICDSELSLYRIASLGSAETKAGVLQLSGETAATLLAINSDTPYMKCVAWYPRPEPECLLAVGQANGRVVLTSLGQSHNTKCKELMGKEFVPKHARQCNTLAWNPVDSNWLAAGLDKHRADFSVLIWDISSKFAPEASVPTEKLRLSAGDTDAGLVVTKPLYELGQNDACLSLCWLPRDQKLLLAGMHRNLAIFDLRNTSQKMFVNTKAIQGVTVDPHFHDRVASFFEGQVAIWDLRKFEKPVLTLTEQPKPLTKVAWCPTRTGLLATLTRDSNVIRLYDMQHTPTPLGDETEPTIIERSVQPCENVIGSFAWHPSSQNRMVVVSPNRCMTDFTVFERISLAWSSSTSLMWACGRHLYDCTEEAEAGSLEMDIATKMRQRAQSRYGHDTEQIWRNHLLAGGDDPQLKSLWYTLYFMKQYTEDLEQKNLGNRLPLVYSGIKNIVKSSSGTLESCRCWNGSDRPADVTQYRSEERSLALRLCGWIKRGPEIDVEPFLKSLEQEGEWERAAAVALFNLDIRRAIQILNTGASSGKGDLNLNVVAMALSGYTDEKNSLWREMCSTLRLQLSNPYLCVMFAFLTSEPGAYDGVLYESRVAVRDRVAFACMFLSDGQLPRFIEKLTNEMKEAGNLEGILLTGLTKDGVDLMESYVDRTGDVQTASFCMLKGSPEEVVKDRRVQCWIESYRNLLDAWRFWHKRAEFDIHRSKLDPSSKPLAQVFVSCNFCGKSISYSCSAMPHQGRGFNQYGVSSSPTKSKVTSCPGCRKPLPRCALCLMNMGTPVSSCPGTGKSDEKVDLSKDKKLAQFNNWFTWCHNCRHGGHAGHMLSWFRDHHECPVSACTCKCMQLDTTGNLAPSDTA; this comes from the exons ATGAGTGCCTCGAAGCCCGATATCCTGTGGTCTCCCCATCACGTTGATCGCTATGTCATCTGTGACTCGGAGCTCAGCTTGTATCGCATCGCGTCGCTGGGGAGCGCGGAGACCAAAGCCGGAGTTCTCCAGCTCTCGGGAGAGACAGCAGCGACGCTGCTGGCAATCAATTCGGACACCCCGTACATGAAATGTGTAGCCTGGTACCCCAGGCCTGAGCCCGAATGCCTGCTTGCGGTGGGGCAAGCGAACGGACGCGTGGTGCTGACCAGTCTTGGGCAGAGCCACAACACCAAGTGCAAGGAATTAATGGGCAAAGAGTTCGTCCCGAAGCACGCCAGGCAGTGCAACACTTTGGCTTGGAACCCTGTGGACAGCAACTGGCTGGCCGCCGGACTTGACAAGCACCGGGCCGACTTCTCTGTATTGATCTGGGACATCAGCAGCAAATTTGCCCCCGAAGCCTCTGTCCCCACCGAGAAACTGCGTCTCTCGGCTGGCGACACCGACGCAGGCCTCGTGGTGACAAAGCCCCTCTACGAGCTGGGTCAAAATGACGCTTGCCTGTCCCTCTGCTGGCTCCCCCGGGACCAGAAGCTGCTTCTGGCCGGCATGCACCGCAACCTGGCCATTTTCGACTTGCGAAACACGAGCCAGAAGATGTTTGTCAACACTAAGGCCATCCAGGGGGTCACTGTTGACCCCCATTTCCATGACCGAGTCGCTTCCTTTTTCGAAGGCCAGGTGGCCATTTGGGATCTCCGGAAATTCGAAAAGCCGGTGTTGACCTTAACCGAGCAGCCGAAACCTCTGACCAAAGTGGCTTGGTGTCCCACCCGCACCGGACTTCTGGCCACCCTGACCAGAGACAGCAACGTCATCCGTCTGTACGACATGCAGCACACCCCGACCCCCCTCGGCGATGAGACGGAGCCCACCATCATCGAGAGGAGCGTGCAGCCGTGCGAGAACGTCATCGGCTCCTTTGCGTGGCACCCATCCAGCCAGAACCGCATGGTGGTGGTGTCGCCCAACCGCTGCATGACGGATTTCACGGTGTTCGAGCGCATCTCCCTGGCCTGGAGCTCCAGCACCTCCCTCATGTGGGCGTGTGGCAGGCACCTGTACGACTGCACGGAGGAGGCAGAGGCCGGCTCCCTCGAAATGGACATTGCCACTAAAATGAGGCAGCGAGCGCAGTCCAGATATGGCCATGACACTGAGCAGATCTGGAGGAACCACCTTTTAGCCGGTGGGGATGATCCTCAACTGAAATCTCTCTGGTACACTCTGTATT TTATGAAACAGTACACTGAAGACCTGGAACAAAAGAACTTGGGGAACAGATTGCCTCTTGTCTATTCAGGCATAAAAAACATAGTGAAGTCAAGCTCAG GCACGCTGGAGAGCTGCCGCTGCTGGAACGGGTCTGACCGGCCGGCCGACGTCACCCAGTACCGCAGCGAGGAGAGGAGCCTGGCACTGCGGCTGTGCGGCTGGATTAAGAGGGGCCCGGAGATCGACGTGGAGCCCTTCCTCAAGTCGCTGGAGCAGGAGGGGGAATGGGAGCGAGCAGCTGCTGTTGCCCTCTTCAACCTGGACATCCGCAGGGCCATCCAGATACTCAACACAGGAGCTTCCTCCGGGAAAG GGGATTTGAATCTCAATGTTGTAGCGATGGCCCTGTCTGGGTACACTGATGAGAAGAATTCGCTGTGGAGAGAGATGTGCAGTacgctcaggctgcagctgagCAACCCCTATCTCTGTGTGATGTTTGCCTTCCTAACCAGTGAACCAGGGGCGTATGATGGAGTGCTG TATGAGAGCAGAGTGGCTGTCCGAGACCGCGTGGCTTTTGCCTGTATGTTTTTAAGCGATGGGCAG CTGCCCCGATTCATTGAGAAGCTGACTAATGAGATGAAGGAGGCTGGGAATCTTGAAGGGATCCTCCTCACCGGCCTGACAAAGGATGGTGTGGATCTGATGGAAAGTTATGTTGACAGAACTGGGGATGTCCAGACAGCTAGCTTCTGCATGCTGAAG GGTTCTCCTGAAGAAGTGGTCAAGGACAGGAGAGTCCAGTGCTGGATTGAGAGCTATCGCAACTTGTTGGACGCTTGGAGGTTCTGGCACAAAAGAGCAGAGTTTGATATTCATCGGAGCAAACTGGACCCTAGCTCTAAGCCCCTGGCACAG GTGTTTGTGAGCTGCAACTTCTGCGGGAAGTCCATCTCCTACAGCTGCTCGGCCATGCCTCACCAGGGCCGGGGCTTCAACCAGTACGGAGTGAGCAGCTCTCCCACCAAGTCGAAGGTGACCAGCTGTCCGGGCTGCCGCAAGCCCCTGCCCCGCTGTGCCCTGTGCCTCATGAACATGGGCACCCCAGTATCCAGCTGTCCAG GAACCGGGAAGTCGGATGAAAAGGTAGACCTCAGTAAGGACAAGAAGCTGGCCCAGTTCAATAACTGGTTCACCTGGTGTCACAACTGTCGGCACGGAGGCCACGCGGGACACATGCTGAGCTGGTTCAG GGATCACCATGAGTGCCCTGTCTCTGCTTGCACCTGTAAGTGCATGCAGCTGGATACTACGGGAAATTTAGCCCCGTCAGACACTGCCTAA